A section of the Symphalangus syndactylus isolate Jambi chromosome 19, NHGRI_mSymSyn1-v2.1_pri, whole genome shotgun sequence genome encodes:
- the LOC129458728 gene encoding uncharacterized homolog: MAIMLLCLLQLAAPLCSYSITIRFYLFWLNTP, from the coding sequence ATGGCTATAATGCTGCTCTGCCTTCTACAGCTTGCTGCACCACTCTGTAGTTACTCTATTACCATACGTTTCTATCTTTTTTGGTTAAACACTCCCTGA